A DNA window from Thermoplasmata archaeon contains the following coding sequences:
- a CDS encoding saccharopine dehydrogenase C-terminal domain-containing protein encodes MRAVVLGGGGLTGRCAVRDLATNGVFDAVVAADLDIGLAEAAARAAGSKASASALDVRDRPALVGLLRGADVVVNAVQYGFNLTVMEATLEARVPYLDFGGLFHMTRRQLALDPQFRAAKLLAIPGLGQVPGISNVLAMEATRDLDRVDSIVIRDGWRDLTVGGPEIVFTWSPSTFLDEMVLPAVIFENGEYREYPPMTGAEEFEFAAPVGTTRVYRTLHSEPATLPESLKEKGLRHCEWKEGGPGIEVLRTMALLGLGSDRPLDVRGQSVLPKEFTLALLKREKLLGIPEGVDAVDWEVCDIELRGAQGGRPVVRHAIARFPARRDWHLVATEYAVGVAGAVGAELIATGQIREVGVVPPERCVPAGPFRAALAKRGIETTIVPPENPLPPLRKE; translated from the coding sequence GTGCGGGCGGTCGTTCTGGGCGGCGGCGGTCTGACCGGTCGGTGCGCCGTCCGGGACCTGGCCACGAACGGCGTCTTCGACGCGGTGGTCGCGGCCGACCTCGACATCGGCCTCGCGGAGGCCGCCGCCCGCGCCGCCGGGTCCAAGGCGTCGGCGAGCGCGCTCGACGTTCGGGACCGGCCGGCGCTCGTCGGGCTCCTGCGCGGAGCGGATGTCGTCGTGAACGCCGTCCAGTACGGATTCAACCTCACCGTCATGGAGGCGACGCTCGAGGCGCGGGTGCCGTACCTCGACTTCGGCGGGCTCTTCCACATGACCCGTCGCCAGCTGGCGCTGGACCCCCAGTTCCGGGCCGCGAAACTGCTCGCGATCCCCGGACTCGGACAGGTGCCGGGGATCTCGAACGTCCTCGCGATGGAAGCCACGCGCGACCTCGACCGGGTCGACTCGATCGTCATCCGGGACGGCTGGCGGGACCTCACCGTCGGCGGACCGGAGATCGTCTTCACCTGGTCGCCGAGCACGTTCCTCGACGAGATGGTGTTGCCCGCCGTCATCTTCGAGAACGGAGAGTACCGCGAGTACCCGCCGATGACGGGCGCCGAGGAGTTCGAGTTCGCCGCCCCGGTCGGGACGACCCGCGTCTATCGCACGCTGCACTCCGAACCCGCCACTCTTCCCGAGAGCCTGAAGGAGAAGGGGCTCCGGCACTGCGAGTGGAAGGAGGGCGGGCCGGGCATCGAGGTACTCCGCACGATGGCGCTGCTCGGGCTCGGCTCCGACCGCCCGCTGGACGTGCGGGGCCAGTCCGTGCTACCGAAGGAGTTCACGCTCGCGCTGCTGAAGCGCGAGAAGCTGCTCGGCATCCCCGAGGGCGTCGACGCGGTCGACTGGGAGGTCTGCGACATCGAGCTCCGCGGCGCGCAGGGCGGGCGCCCCGTCGTGCGCCACGCGATCGCGCGGTTCCCGGCCCGGCGCGACTGGCATCTGGTCGCGACCGAGTACGCCGTCGGGGTCGCGGGCGCGGTCGGCGCGGAGCTGATCGCGACCGGTCAGATCCGCGAGGTCGGGGTCGTGCCGCCCGAGCGCTGCGTGCCCGCCGGACCGTTCCGGGCGGCCCTCGCGAAGCGAGGCATCGAGACCACCATCGTCCCGCCCGAAAACCCTCTGCCGCCGCTCCGAAAGGAGTGA